Genomic segment of Atribacteraceae bacterium:
CGCGGGAAACAGCCGTGGAGGCGGGGGTGAATTTCGCCACCATCGGCAATGTACCCGGCCACCGCTATAATTCCACTTTTTGCCCGGCCTGCGGAGAGATCCTGGTAGAGAGGGTGGGCTTTTCCGTCCTGGCGAACAACGTCACGGGAGGAAGCTGTAAATTCTGTGGCCGGAACCTTCCCGGTATCTGGGAACAAGAAAGTTGAGGTATCATTATGATCAAAAACACCAAGGGAAAAGCTCTGTGGATTTTCGGCTTTCTGCTGGTCGGAGTGATCGGTGTGATGGTCTTCTGGGTTGAGCGAGACGGCTGGCGACAACTGTCGCAGATAGCGCCTAATAGGCCGTTACAGGAGGCGGTTATGGTTGACGCCCAGGAGGGACCGCATGCGGCTCAGGAGGTGGCGCAACAGTTGCCGCCGGATTTACCTCCTTATATCGGACTGAAGGAGGCCATGTTCTGGGAGGAACTCCCGGACGATCGGGTCCTCTGTAATCTCTGTTTCCGCCGCTGTGTCATTCCGGCGGGAGGACGCGGGGTCTGCCGGGTGCGGGGGAACTACGGCGGACGATTGTACAGCCTGATTTACGCCCGTCCGTCGACGGTGATGATCGATCCCATCGAAAAAGAACCGCAACTCCATCACCGTCCGGGAACGGAGATCCTGTGCGTGGGGACCGTAGGATGCAATTTCCGCTGTAAACAGTGCCAGAACTGGTCCCTGTCCCAGGCGAGCCCCGGGGACCTCAGCGTCTTCGACGTGTCTCCCGAGCAACTGGTGGAGCTGGCCCGGCAACGAGGGGTCACCGCGATCTCGTTTACCTACAACGATCCCATCGTTCTTTTTGAATATGTCTATGACACCGCGGTCCTGGCGAAAGAGGCAGGAGTGGGCCTTATCCTGCACACCAACGGCGCCATAGCCGAAGAACCGCTGCGTAAACTGCTCCCCTACACTACAGCGATAACCATTGACCTCAAGGGGTTTTGTGAAGAAGTCTATCGGGAAACTTATGACGGGGACCTCTCCTATGTCCTCCGAACGCTCAAGATCATCCGGGAAGAAGGGGTGTGGCTGGAGATCGTCAATCTGGTCATCCCCACCATCAATGACTGTATGGACCAGATCCGGGCCATGAGCGAGTGGATCGTGGAAAACCTGGG
This window contains:
- the amrS gene encoding AmmeMemoRadiSam system radical SAM enzyme, translated to MIKNTKGKALWIFGFLLVGVIGVMVFWVERDGWRQLSQIAPNRPLQEAVMVDAQEGPHAAQEVAQQLPPDLPPYIGLKEAMFWEELPDDRVLCNLCFRRCVIPAGGRGVCRVRGNYGGRLYSLIYARPSTVMIDPIEKEPQLHHRPGTEILCVGTVGCNFRCKQCQNWSLSQASPGDLSVFDVSPEQLVELARQRGVTAISFTYNDPIVLFEYVYDTAVLAKEAGVGLILHTNGAIAEEPLRKLLPYTTAITIDLKGFCEEVYRETYDGDLSYVLRTLKIIREEGVWLEIVNLVIPTINDCMDQIRAMSEWIVENLGPDVPLHFSRFHPAYRLTHLPATPVRTLEEARETAVEAGVNFATIGNVPGHRYNSTFCPDTGERLIHRVHFTVLYNKIVDGRSPFSGQPVPGIW